Genomic DNA from Shouchella patagoniensis:
TAAGGGCCGTTGTTTTAAGCCATACCTTTTCCCCCCTACGATTAACTTCATATGCGAGTGGTTTAGGTTGAACAACGAGTTCCTTCCCAATCGCTATATACATGGCGTAAAATCGTAAGTAATGCTCCTGTCGAAAGGTTTACTTCCATACAAGGCTCGATTTTTTTCCCTGTTTTCAACACCACTTCCTCCACATTCGAATTCATAATAAAACAGTTGATTCCGCCTGCTTTTGTTCCTTGCTTCAAGGCTTGAAGAACATCAATTAAAATCAATTTCGAAGCAACATGTTCAAGACTTGACACTGCAACAATATAATCAAATGCATTTCTCTTAATATTGTAATCAGAAATATCAGACTGTATAAATTCCATTTGCCGTTCCACGTGAAACCTTTTGCAATAGTTTTTTAATTGATTGATTGCTGACTCAAGTAAATCAACGCAAACAATCGTTGATTGTGGCATCTTTTTGGCAATTGGAATGCCATTTCTCCCCACACCACAACCTAAGTCTAATACCCGAAGTGGTGCATCGGCAGGGAAATATGCAAGAGAATCGATGACTGTTTTAGCAGGTTGGTGGAGCCAAGACCCTTTTAGTCGGATAATAAAGAATATATGTAGGTTTGTTTTCATGATGGTTAATGAGCTTTAAACAGATGGTGTTTCATTAGTTCCTTTTTTGCGTTTGCCATAACATTCTACTAAATAAAAGTTTCGCCAAGCTGTTTGCTTAGCGAAACGATCTTATTTCCATTCATAGTGTGAAAGCAAGCTTTCGACTGTTTGATTCGCTTGAATCTGATCATGAGGGATCAATAGATACTTCCACCTTTTCCCTCCGTGTTCTCGTTCATACTCACTTGCCACTTCACACCATTGGGCAGCCGCTTTTGCTTTATCTATTACTAAATCGGTATGCTGTTCATCGCTGCGTTTCACTTCGCAAAGAAGCTTGTCTGAAGACGTCTCAATGATGAAATCAGGGACGTAACGTTGGTTCTGACCATAACGGATATGCAACTGTTCTTTCGCGGGCTTAAACCACTTAATGACGTCATGGTCCTCTTCAAGAATAACCGTTAGCCTTCTTTCACTGTCTGAATCAAAACGTTGATACGGATATAAACATTTTTGGAATCCTTCAAACAAAAGCTGTCGAATCATCATTTTTTCCTGCGGCGGTTGACGAACAGGACGAATATTCTTCTTTTCCACCGCAAAATAGAGCGGTTCAAGTAGTTGAAAACCCTTCACAACAGATGCTTGGTACGCCCCTGCTTGATTGTTTTCATAATACGCATTTTTTAACTGGTCATAAATAACTTGGCTCACTTTTTCTTTGTAATGAAGTACAAGCGCTGGCACCGTTTCGTTTGGATACTGTTCTGCTAACAATTGCATCATTTGCTTTACAAGGTCATGCAAAAGCGGCGCATGTTCCTCATAAGAAACTTCGGGGTAATCCGTAAGACGCTCAATAAGAACCCTCTTCGCATCGATGTCTTTGACGTCTAGAGGATGCTCAAACCGTTGTCGTTCATCTTTTAACAATAAATGGATAAACAAATCTGATGATAGTGGTTTTAGAACCATATCGGTTGCTTGGAGCTTAAATGGTTTAAATCCCCAATCGACTTTCTCGCTAGGGGCAAAGACAATATCAGGAATGTCCATCTGTTGCTTTAGCTCCAAGACATAGTTGAGTACAGTTTGTTTTATCACCTGCTTGTCTTGGTGAACGAGTAGCCGTTCTACTTTTTGTGCCAGTTCTTCTGCATACTTGGATAACGCTTCTGTCGTTTGAATCCCCTCAAGCTTGCGCACTTCATTTTTCGTTGCTTGAATCACTTCTTCGTGCAATTTAACTGGGGCGATGATGTTGTCTTCTGTTAATGGCCGTGCTTCAACCATCTTTTTCGACTCACTCGTTGAACTACTTCCAAGAACTAAACCTTCTTTAATGAACGACTCCGGTACATTGGCTTCATCAATAATTTCTTGGAAATGATCATGCGCAACGATTGTGAGACGATCAATCTCTTTTACACCTGTCTTTTCACCATAAGGTAACCTAAGCCCTCGACCAATCGCTTGCTCTACAAGGGTTTTTGATTTTGCGGCACGCAACGGGACAATCGTATATAAATTTGTCACATCCCAACCTTCTTTTAACATGTTAACGTGTATCACGATTTCAACATCTGAATCCGGGCTTTCTACATGTACAAGCTTTTCAATCACTTCATCTTTTTCGAGCCCGCGTTTGCTTGAGTGAATCGTAAGAACTTTCCCTTGATAAGCACCGTTCTTCACTTCTTCCGACTCAAGAATCGTTTTGAGCAACTCTGCATGTTGCTGATCTTTAGCAATAAATAGCATAAACGGCTTAACAACTTGAACTCCTGCCTGTTTCGCATAGACAGCAAGTTCTGTCTTCGTATTTTCATGGATAAACAAGCCATCTTCCATTTTCACTTTTTCCAATTCAGCTTCTGTATATAAACCACTCTCGAAGTTCTCTCTTGTCGCCACAACAGGCTCTTTCACATAACCATCACGCAACGCTTCATGTAATGAATATTGATAAATGATGTTTTGAAATGGGACGGTCTTTCCGTTTGATTCTACTTGTGGCGTAGCTGTAAATTCTAAACCAATAAGGGGTTTTAGCTCATTTAATACTCTCACACCGGCTGTAGCTCGGTAGCGGTGGGATTCATCCATCAAGAGTACTAGGTCGTTTAATGAAGCTAGATAATCGAAGTAACTCTCACCAATCCACTCATTTAAACGTTTAATCTTTGGCGACTTGCCACCACGTACTTCTGTATTGATTTTTGCGACATTAAAAATATTGATATGAAGTTCATTATCAAAGAGATTGTTATTTAAAACATCAATGCCGTCTGCATAATTTTCGCCAGTAATTACGCGAGGTTGATTGCTCTCGAGTTCGGGAATGCCTTTAAATACATACTTTTTAGTCCCAGGGGTAAAATCGGCAATTAACTTCCGATAAATGGTCAGATTTGGGGCCAACACAAAAAAATTGCGGCTTTTCCCTTCCGTGTACAAATAAGCGATAAAAGCGCCCATTAGCCTTGTTTTGCCGACACCTGTTGCCAAAGCAAAACAAAGAGATAAAAAGTCCCGTTCAAACGCTTCAACAGAAGGAAACTGTTTTTGCAGTTTGCGCAAGTCTTCCATCACCGCTTGTTCGTCTTTTTTTTCCCATTCTACGAGTTTCGCCACCTTATCTAAGCAGGTTAATGACTCCACTTGTGGTTTTCGCAAACTCATTCTTGCAGCTAGTTGTTTCACTCGATCCACCTGTGCACCTCCTTCTCTGCTCAATCTTTACTCTCTTTGTCCTCGTCGTTAAACTCATATAGATCAACGAACGAATTAGGAATCTTTTCAATTGTCATTTGATCTCCTAACGGACTTGAAAGGGAATATGCTTTACAACAAACTAACAGTGATTCGTCTTCTCCTAACTCTCTTTTAATGAGCTCGGCAATTTGATCGTTAAAAAGGGACGGATAAACAAAGATATAATCCCGCTCCGTGGATCGACCTGTTTTCCAAAACGGTTGGGAACCGCCGTTATATTCAAATCCTTTTAATTTACATACGGCTTGGGCAATCATTTCGTCAGTATATTTAGGATTCAAACGCAAAAATCCATATTCATCTTTTTTAAGTAAACTTGGAGCCAGCTTGTAAAAACCAAATCCCCCTCCATACTTCCAATCGGTTTGACTGGTCACACCATACGGGTCTTCACCATCAATCACTTTTTTCATACGTGGGACAATATGGGTAGAGCACTGCTCGCCCATCTCAACCATAATCCATCTCCGCTTCATTTTATGGGCGACTGCCCCTGTAGTCCCTGACCCTGCAAATGAATCAAGCACAATGTCCCCTTCATTTGTTGCCAGCGACAGAATCTTATGAATGAGTCTCTCTGGTTTAGGCGTCGAAAACACATCATCCGGATTAAAGCGTTTCGCTTCTTCTTTTGCTTCATGATTGTGACCCACTTCATCAAAGCGCCAAACGGTTTTAGACGGAATGCCTTGCTGCTTTAATTCGTTTAGAAACGTTTTTCTTGATGGAATCGATTGACCATCTTTTCCAAACCAAATTTCATCCTGCTCATCAAGTCGTTTTAATGTATCAGGTGAAAAGCGCGGAAATGTTCCTGCCGGCGGTGACCAAACGACACCATTCTTGAACGTGTATTGGAACCCTCCTTCAATAACTCGTCCGCTTTTTGCGTGGAGCGGTGTTGCTTTCCAAAGTCCTTTATGATGCCCATCAGGGTTTTTATAAGCTTTATTCATGTCGTCTGTTCTTGGAAGTTTGTTCGGAAACCACATCTCTTTGTTTTTGGCATATACCAAAAGATGATCGTGATTGTCAGAAAACCATTTTGCATCATTGGCTAATGTATATTTCTTTTCCCAAACAACATTGGCGATAAAATTATGACGTCCAAAAATCTCATCACAAAGCACTTTTAAATAATGCACTTCATCATCGTCGATCGATATCCATAAAGATCCATCTTCAGCCATTAACTTCTTAATTAATTCCAAGCGCTGTTTCATAAGGGATAACCAGATTGAATGTTCTAACCCATCATCATAATGAGTAAATGCATTACCTGTATTGTAAGGGGGGTCAATGACAACACATTTCACTTGATCGCGATAATCTTGTTCAAGCGCTTTTAACGCGAGCAAGTTGTCTCCATAAATGAGTTGATTGTCAAACACACCAGTGCCATCACCATCTTGGCGATACGACAGTTCTTCTTGCTTAAGCAACAACCTCGGTTCCAATCTTTGCTTCTTTGCTTTTCCATACCATGTTAATTCTAAACGATTCATCAGAACACCCTCTATATTCATTCGCAACAAAATACTCATTAACGAAACTTCTTCATTAATGAGTATACTACCTTACTTATACGAGATGTGAAAGCGGGAAAAACTTGTATTGTTGGGGGCCGCTACAATTTCAGCGACATCCAACTTATACTCATTACTTACCTTTTAAAAACCTATAATCCCTAAAAGATTGCAATTTATAAAAAGCAGTGTAATCCATTTGTTCCATAATCACTCTAGACCATTAATAAAACGAACAATTGAGTCTACTAATCCGTCTGCAAGTGGTAGATTCGGGTTGCCATACGTCTCAAAATTTTCCTCTCGATCCTCTGGCGCCTCTTTTAACACGTGGTTCATGCCTTCAATTAACTGAAGCTCTGCCAGAGAATTTGCACTCGTTAATCGCTCTGCATCTTCCTCTTTTACTTGTAGATCTGTTGTACCATTCATAACAAGGATAGGCATCTCTACTTTGGCAACTTCTTCACTCGGATCATACGCAAACAAGGACGTTAAAAATGGTTGATTGGTTGGTTGGAACAATCCTACAAGTTCATCGCTCATCTCCTCAACGATCTCGCCATTTTTTATTTGTTCCAACAACCTTTCCATTTCCTGCAGAAGGTCTTCCGATACTTGAGGATCAGAACCCAACTGTTCTAGCATCATTTCATCAAGTGGCCTGCCAGGTCCAGCTAGTAAAACCAGTGCATCAACTTGCTGTTGTGTACTCGCAATTGTTCCAATTAATGCCCCTTCACTATGGCCGACCATCACAACTTCTTCAAAGTCGTCATGACCTTGTGCGTATGCTAACCATGCGGCAGCATCTCCAATAAAATCTTCTAAAACCAATTCATTTGGTTCTGTAGCGAGAGAACGATTATCTCCGAGATTTCGCTTATCATAGCGGATGCTCGCGATTCCGTTCTCCGCCAACGCTTCTGCTAGCATCTTCAAACTATTATTTTTCCCAGCCAACATCATACTGTTTCCATCTTTATCCGTTGGTCCAGAACCTGCGTGAATTAACGCAACTGGATATGGACCATCACTTTTTGGTCTTTCTATGACGCCTTTCATTGAGCCTCCAGCAACATCAATCGTAGCTGTCTCTAAATCTTCGTTTACATTCTCTTCGTCATCTTCTATGCTACCTCGGCTCAAGGAGAAATCAAAAGGCTGATTTGATTCTGTGTACGTCCCTGTGATGTCATCATCACCATTAAATCCTCCATCAAACGTTGATGTTTTTCCGTTGATTTGCGTTTCGATGTAGACATTATCCTCTGTTACTTCAATCAAATCCAAAGGATGCTCATGTAGGTTCTGCATCGGAATGTTTAAATGTCCTTCACCGTCATGAAAAACCATCTCGATTGGCAACTTGGTTCCCTGGAGATCAATATCACCGACCCAACTCCCTAACAAGGGTTCCATTTCAGCTTCCCCCTGTCCACTTTGCTCATCTGGTTCATCAGTGTCCTCACCATTCCCCGCACATGCCCCCAACAACACAAGCCCAAACAAACTGACGCTCATTGCTACCTCTTTTAACATTACGAAAAAGACCCCCCTTTTTTCTTATCCATTTTCTACGGATGATAAAAAGCGGGGTTTCAGAATCTTTCGTTTTTCTTATATAGTTGTCATGCCTCTTTCTTTTTCTGGTTGAACCCCTTCTTACATCGTCTTCACGGCCGTGCATCCCATGGTGTTAACGTTCCAATTAGGTGGCGTGATATAGGGTTAGCAATTGCTTCGATTGTCCCCCTGGAAATTTCCTCATGGGTTAACCACCTTGAGCGTGATTCTTCAACAATAAAGCCTAAAAATACTTCCTGATATATACAGGATCCGTTCGTTTTTTCCTTCTTCTCAATTGCTTCTTTGCTACTGCTGCTCCCTTTCACATGCACAAGGCGCCACTTTTTTGCTTGACGGCGATTTACTTCATCCATAATTGTTTGCACCGCATGAGGCGCTGTTCCATGAACCCAGACCAACACAAGATCAACTTCTCCGTTTTCCGCTAGCGCCTCCATTATCGCTTTTCTCACATCTTCGGTATTTTTATAATCAAGCTCATAAAACGTAAATGGTTGGCGAATCGACTGTGCTTTCTTTTCGTTACGTGCATAAACAACGAGGTTCTTACACTGTCCCCCCAACCAAGACACCGCCACTGAAAGCATACCAGTCCCGCCAAATACAAGCACATGGTTCAACGAATCCCACTCTCCTTTTTTATTTCTTAACTCCACTTCTTTTGCTGTCCCCTTTAATCGCAAACACCCCCGCAAATAAAGCGTTTAAGAATTGGATAGCAAATGCATATCCTTTTACAGCTGGATCACCCCCAAAATAGAAGTAGAGGGTGCACCCTCCTAGCAAACAAAAACCAACTGCAATGACATTTGATTTGATCGTATGCCTTAAACGAATAGCTGCAATAAAAGCGGTGACGCCTACAACCCCAACAGCTGTCAGTATGACAAAAGCCATTCTATCTTCACCTTTCTTGTTTTGATCAGTCCATTTAAAATAATGTTGTTCCTCTAGGATAATGGGAATATTGATTTTCTGCGGTCATACGGTTCCACTTCCAAAAAGCGCCCTTGAGAAAGGACCTATCTCTCAAGAAAGAGTTCAAAGCTCAAATGTATTGGTTCATAATAACTAAGATACGTTCGTGACCTTTTTGAATAAGTGTTGAAAGATGGCGATAAATCATCAAATTACGGAAGTACAAATACTGACCGACCCACTCCGCACCGTCTATGACAGGTTAACTGCATATAAGCGAGGTGATATCTCGACTGTATCAAAATGATAAACGCCTAGCACCATAGTTGTATTGCCCATTTCAACCTGTATCTAGCATATCAAACGAAAACGGTTTACGACCATCTTCTTCCAATTTAAAAAAGCTTCCGCATATGCGAAAGCCTCGTGTGTAATAAACGTTATCCAAGTTTTAATATAAAAATCAAACCATAACCAAGCAACGCTACTAACAATGATCCAAGTAAAACGGCATAAAAAAGGCTTTTCCCCGACTTTTTAAAGATCGATAGAGTAGCATTTAGTCCAAGTCCAGCCATGGCCATACCGAGTAAGATATAGGAGAGAGATACTAAGACATCAACAAGTGTATCTGGTAAGAAAGATGCCGTGTTAACAAGAGCCATAGCCAAAAAGCCAAAAATAAACCATGGGATTGGCAGCCGTTTGATTGAAAATCCTATTGACTCCTGTTTTGCTGTGTATACGCCAATTAGAAGTGCCACAGGGACAAGCAAAGCCACCCGTGTTAACTTGACAATGATTGCCATATCCTCTGCCTCTTCCCCCCCGGCTTGCGACGCCGCAACAGCGTGTGCAATTTCATGCAACGTACCACCAGTTAAGAAACCATATTGCTCTGAACTTATTGGCAGGAGAGGCTGCAGGAACGTATACGCAATCGTAAACAATGTTCCCATTACAGCTATAACAGCCACACTTAATGCCACTTGGTTTTCTCTCGCCCTCATTAGCGGTGCAAGCGCAACAATGGCAGCTGCCCCGCAAATGGCTGTCCCACACGCAGCGAGTAAACTAACCGTCCGATCAACTTTTAATAAACGTGCTAATCCATACACAAGACCTAGGGCAGCTACAAGCAACATACCTGCATAAAAAAAAGCACCTGCTCCTGCCCCGTGTAAATCTCCTAAATGAAGACGTAGCCCTAATAAAATAATACCCGCTCTTAATAATTTTTTGCTCGAAAACTCAATTCCACTTCGGTATTCTTGCTTTACTCTAACAAAATGGTTGATACCCATCCCTATTAAAATGGCCAGCGCAAGTGGACCAACAACTTTGAGAAATGGTAGCTTTGCAAGCAGGGCAGCTGCTATGGCAACGGCAAATGCCATTAGCAAACCGATTAAAAAAGATCTGTTTAATGTCTTGGTGTTTCCCTGCATCTTCGTTCCTCCTGTTCCACTCCTAAGGATACGGTGCCTATTTTTATTTGTGAAATAAATATATATAATAATATCTATACAAAATAGTAATGGATGAGGTGTAGTCGATGCATATGGACGAACTTGAAACCTTTGTCATTCTAGCACAAGAACAGAACTTCACACGAACCGCAGCCAAACGGTCCCTATCACAGCCCACTGTTAGCGTTCATATTAAAAATTTGGAACACGAATTCGCAACGTCTCTCATCAAGAGAACAACCAAGCACGTTAGTTTAACTCCAGAAGGTGAGCTCTTTTACAGCCAAGCCTTACAGATCCGTGCCCTTTATAAAAATTTGCATGAGACCTTCTACGAGAAAAAACAACAAGCCTCTGGACTTATTCGAATTGGCGCAAGTTTTACGATTGGCGAATACCTTTTACCTAAAATTGTCGCTGCTCTTCACACGGCGCATGAACGGTTAGATTTCCACATTACGATCGGCAATACGGACGAAATCATTGACGCCGTCCGTCACTTAGACGTCGATATTGGGTTGATTGAAGGACAGAACGAGTCAAAGGATGTTCGCATCACAAATTTCCAACAAGATCGTCTCGTCATTGTGCGCTCTCCAAAATTCGAGCCAAGCGTTCATTCATTAAAAGACTTGCACAATCAAGTATGGATTATACGCGAAGAAGGATCTGGTACGAGGCAATCGTTTGATCACCTCATAGAAGCCCACCACATCCAAGTTGCATCAACCTTCGTCTTTAGCTCCACCCAAGGAATAAAAGGTAGCGTCCAAAACGGTATGGGTCTCGCTCTTCTATCAGAAGCGACAATAGAAGAAGAAGTAAAACACGGCACCTTAGAAATTGTCATGGATGACACCCTCAATGAAAAACGCGCTTTCTCCTATGTGCTCACAAAGGGAACAAAACCAGGGCGCAACATTCAACTCTTAATCGATCAATTAAACGCGCAGGAGAAACGGATTAATTAATTGAGTTTCCCCCACCTCGACCCTGACCCCTTTCTTCTAACTCGGAGCTCATCTCTCCAATCCTGAGCTCCTCTCCCTAATCCTGAGCTCCTCTCCCTAACCCTGAGCTCCTCTTCTCCATCCCTGAGCTCCTCTCCCTAATCCTGAGCTCCTCTCTCTAATCCTGAGCTCCTCTCTCTAATCCTGAGCTCCTCTCTCTAATCCTGAGCTCCTCTCTCTAATCCTGAGCTCCTCTTCTCCATCCCTGAGCTCCTTCCTCCAATCCTGAGCTCTTTCTCCCTTATCCTGATCTCCTCCCCTCTAATCCTGATCTCCTCTTCCTAATCCTGAGCTCCTCTTCTCCATCCCTGAGCTCCTCTCTCTAATTCAGAGCTCATTCCTCTCAAAGTTTCTTTGCCAAATGCCAGTTTCTCGAATGATTTGGACAATCTGCACATAGGATAATTAAAGCTTGGACAAAATTTTTAACGGGATAAAGGAGAGGTTGTTTTTGTTCATTGCCGATCTGGTTTTTATTGCAGCTACGGTCATATGGCTAAGCGAGTTTGTATTTTTTAAAAACCGCTCATCAGAACAGACACGTGGGCAACAGGAAAGGAGCAGTTTTTTCCTCATCTTAGCCGCCGTTTTGATCAGTGTCATCGCTAGCCTGTTATTTCGAGAACGGCAATGGAGACTGGTACCTAACAACTTCCTTCTATGGCTAGGACTGTTCATTTATGTATCGGGTATTACACTGCGATTCTGGGCAATAGTTACATTACAGGAGCATTTTTCCAGGGAGATTCGTACATCGGCGACAATGGAACTTGTTAGTAGCGGCCCTAACCGTTCAGTGCGCCATCCTCTCTACACTGGTCTCTTTCTCTGTGTGCTTGGAGTTGCCGTTTATACGCAAACAATCGCATGAATCATTGTCTCTCTCATTTTCATGACTGCCGTTTTGTTAAAACGCATCCGACTTGAAGAACAGATGCTTGAAGAGGCGCTGCCAACAATCTATTCAACTTGGAAAAAGAGACGGTGGATCTTGCTGCCTTGGGTTTATTAAATGACTTTATTTGACAAGGAGTGTGAACGATGGAAAAGAAACATGTAGTTGTCATCGGTGGAGGGCTTGGGGGATTGTCTGCAAGCATTAGTTTGGCTGCTGCCGGACATCAAGTGACCATTTTAGAAAAGAACGAACGTATCGGTGGCAAATGCAATATTCGCAGTGGAGAAGGTTACCACTTTGATACAGGTCCTTCTATTTTAACAATGCCTTGGGTGCTAGAAGAATTATTTAAGCGAGCTGGTCGCGATGTTCATGAATACATGACAATTGAGCGTGTGGAGCCACAGTGGCGGACG
This window encodes:
- a CDS encoding class I SAM-dependent methyltransferase, which gives rise to MKTNLHIFFIIRLKGSWLHQPAKTVIDSLAYFPADAPLRVLDLGCGVGRNGIPIAKKMPQSTIVCVDLLESAINQLKNYCKRFHVERQMEFIQSDISDYNIKRNAFDYIVAVSSLEHVASKLILIDVLQALKQGTKAGGINCFIMNSNVEEVVLKTGKKIEPCMEVNLSTGALLTILRHVYSDWEGTRCST
- a CDS encoding DEAD/DEAH box helicase, whose translation is MDRVKQLAARMSLRKPQVESLTCLDKVAKLVEWEKKDEQAVMEDLRKLQKQFPSVEAFERDFLSLCFALATGVGKTRLMGAFIAYLYTEGKSRNFFVLAPNLTIYRKLIADFTPGTKKYVFKGIPELESNQPRVITGENYADGIDVLNNNLFDNELHINIFNVAKINTEVRGGKSPKIKRLNEWIGESYFDYLASLNDLVLLMDESHRYRATAGVRVLNELKPLIGLEFTATPQVESNGKTVPFQNIIYQYSLHEALRDGYVKEPVVATRENFESGLYTEAELEKVKMEDGLFIHENTKTELAVYAKQAGVQVVKPFMLFIAKDQQHAELLKTILESEEVKNGAYQGKVLTIHSSKRGLEKDEVIEKLVHVESPDSDVEIVIHVNMLKEGWDVTNLYTIVPLRAAKSKTLVEQAIGRGLRLPYGEKTGVKEIDRLTIVAHDHFQEIIDEANVPESFIKEGLVLGSSSTSESKKMVEARPLTEDNIIAPVKLHEEVIQATKNEVRKLEGIQTTEALSKYAEELAQKVERLLVHQDKQVIKQTVLNYVLELKQQMDIPDIVFAPSEKVDWGFKPFKLQATDMVLKPLSSDLFIHLLLKDERQRFEHPLDVKDIDAKRVLIERLTDYPEVSYEEHAPLLHDLVKQMMQLLAEQYPNETVPALVLHYKEKVSQVIYDQLKNAYYENNQAGAYQASVVKGFQLLEPLYFAVEKKNIRPVRQPPQEKMMIRQLLFEGFQKCLYPYQRFDSDSERRLTVILEEDHDVIKWFKPAKEQLHIRYGQNQRYVPDFIIETSSDKLLCEVKRSDEQHTDLVIDKAKAAAQWCEVASEYEREHGGKRWKYLLIPHDQIQANQTVESLLSHYEWK
- a CDS encoding site-specific DNA-methyltransferase, producing MNRLELTWYGKAKKQRLEPRLLLKQEELSYRQDGDGTGVFDNQLIYGDNLLALKALEQDYRDQVKCVVIDPPYNTGNAFTHYDDGLEHSIWLSLMKQRLELIKKLMAEDGSLWISIDDDEVHYLKVLCDEIFGRHNFIANVVWEKKYTLANDAKWFSDNHDHLLVYAKNKEMWFPNKLPRTDDMNKAYKNPDGHHKGLWKATPLHAKSGRVIEGGFQYTFKNGVVWSPPAGTFPRFSPDTLKRLDEQDEIWFGKDGQSIPSRKTFLNELKQQGIPSKTVWRFDEVGHNHEAKEEAKRFNPDDVFSTPKPERLIHKILSLATNEGDIVLDSFAGSGTTGAVAHKMKRRWIMVEMGEQCSTHIVPRMKKVIDGEDPYGVTSQTDWKYGGGFGFYKLAPSLLKKDEYGFLRLNPKYTDEMIAQAVCKLKGFEYNGGSQPFWKTGRSTERDYIFVYPSLFNDQIAELIKRELGEDESLLVCCKAYSLSSPLGDQMTIEKIPNSFVDLYEFNDEDKESKD
- a CDS encoding alpha/beta hydrolase gives rise to the protein MLKEVAMSVSLFGLVLLGACAGNGEDTDEPDEQSGQGEAEMEPLLGSWVGDIDLQGTKLPIEMVFHDGEGHLNIPMQNLHEHPLDLIEVTEDNVYIETQINGKTSTFDGGFNGDDDITGTYTESNQPFDFSLSRGSIEDDEENVNEDLETATIDVAGGSMKGVIERPKSDGPYPVALIHAGSGPTDKDGNSMMLAGKNNSLKMLAEALAENGIASIRYDKRNLGDNRSLATEPNELVLEDFIGDAAAWLAYAQGHDDFEEVVMVGHSEGALIGTIASTQQQVDALVLLAGPGRPLDEMMLEQLGSDPQVSEDLLQEMERLLEQIKNGEIVEEMSDELVGLFQPTNQPFLTSLFAYDPSEEVAKVEMPILVMNGTTDLQVKEEDAERLTSANSLAELQLIEGMNHVLKEAPEDREENFETYGNPNLPLADGLVDSIVRFINGLE
- a CDS encoding DUF5694 domain-containing protein: MDGAEWVGQYLYFRNLMIYRHLSTLIQKGHERILVIMNQYI
- a CDS encoding YeiH family protein; its protein translation is MQGNTKTLNRSFLIGLLMAFAVAIAAALLAKLPFLKVVGPLALAILIGMGINHFVRVKQEYRSGIEFSSKKLLRAGIILLGLRLHLGDLHGAGAGAFFYAGMLLVAALGLVYGLARLLKVDRTVSLLAACGTAICGAAAIVALAPLMRARENQVALSVAVIAVMGTLFTIAYTFLQPLLPISSEQYGFLTGGTLHEIAHAVAASQAGGEEAEDMAIIVKLTRVALLVPVALLIGVYTAKQESIGFSIKRLPIPWFIFGFLAMALVNTASFLPDTLVDVLVSLSYILLGMAMAGLGLNATLSIFKKSGKSLFYAVLLGSLLVALLGYGLIFILKLG
- a CDS encoding LysR family transcriptional regulator, producing the protein MHMDELETFVILAQEQNFTRTAAKRSLSQPTVSVHIKNLEHEFATSLIKRTTKHVSLTPEGELFYSQALQIRALYKNLHETFYEKKQQASGLIRIGASFTIGEYLLPKIVAALHTAHERLDFHITIGNTDEIIDAVRHLDVDIGLIEGQNESKDVRITNFQQDRLVIVRSPKFEPSVHSLKDLHNQVWIIREEGSGTRQSFDHLIEAHHIQVASTFVFSSTQGIKGSVQNGMGLALLSEATIEEEVKHGTLEIVMDDTLNEKRAFSYVLTKGTKPGRNIQLLIDQLNAQEKRIN
- a CDS encoding methyltransferase family protein, translated to MDKIFNGIKERLFLFIADLVFIAATVIWLSEFVFFKNRSSEQTRGQQERSSFFLILAAVLISVIASLLFRERQWRLVPNNFLLWLGLFIYVSGITLRFWAIVTLQEHFSREIRTSATMELVSSGPNRSVRHPLYTGLFLCVLGVAVYTQTIA